The proteins below come from a single Juglans regia cultivar Chandler chromosome 12, Walnut 2.0, whole genome shotgun sequence genomic window:
- the LOC109007832 gene encoding uncharacterized protein LOC109007832, producing the protein MEPNVQVIAKRIWSIVRVAFFMSRKGISKRKLMLDLNMAMKRGKIAGKAISNLMFHHHHASNSAAPREYEFSCSNTPSYAFHLNNKRRHHSHSHFFACAQEPVTLDDDTATVNAVKAVLLEMLNNNESVAVEASPALPGFGRSPMVRQLRITDSPFPLRDADEDPYVDKAAEEFIERFYKQLKQQKRTSE; encoded by the coding sequence ATGGAACCAAACGTGCAAGTGATAGCGAAGAGAATATGGAGTATAGTACGTGTGGCTTTCTTCATGTCGAGAAAAGGCATATCAAAGAGGAAGCTAATGCTCGACCTCAACATGGCGATGAAGCGTGGCAAGATCGCCGGCAAAGCCATCAGCAACCTCATGTTCCACCACCACCACGCTTCTAATTCGGCTGCCCCGCGTGAGTACGAGTTCAGCTGCAGCAACACCCCTAGCTACGCCTTCCACCTCAACAACAAGCGCCGCCACCACAGCCATAGCCACTTCTTCGCTTGCGCCCAAGAGCCCGTGACCCTGGACGATGACACGGCCACTGTGAATGCCGTTAAGGCTGTGCTGTTGGAGATGCTGAACAACAACGAATCTGTGGCAGTGGAGGCGTCACCGGCCCTGCCGGGCTTCGGGCGGAGCCCCATGGTGAGGCAGCTAAGGATAACCGACTCACCGTTCCCGTTGAGGGACGCCGACGAGGACCCCTATGTGGACAAGGCTGCCGAAGAGTTCATAGAGAGGTTTTACAAGCAGCTGAAGCAGCAAAAGAGAACGTCGGAGTGA
- the LOC109007833 gene encoding 1-aminocyclopropane-1-carboxylate oxidase-like, producing MAISPEPMSRNSIDFRAPPPSPIASGRRSTVTNDDIFTEFLHHSLRVPDLALPDKSFPRQHFIESPPVIDFLSLDSKESDSIQKILVSLSGIGCFQLVNHGIPQETFGAALAAAAGLFHHVPPEQKAVVTRSLERLYGFEEGHGEEGEIDELSEEFVWSCRDEDLKLRMEGIWPVGYSNFSEKMETLLLEIEKVAEKILPALWENFLRKSVFGNDMILQQQLGSGSDSVCCVYKHRRNVPAGRWYDVIRMLMRGTDFSHTLCLHICDGSSEFQVYSKKGWISFSPEKGALIITVGDQIQALSGGHYKHVIGRPIFKDEKEDCISMTFLCSPPNSSTSSYSKTSRQKRAISLSQQALVALILTFIYQFFVYIYKKF from the exons ATGGCGATTTCACCTGAACCCATGTCCCGAAACTCGATTGATTTCCGTGCCCCGCCGCCTTCTCCTATAGCCTCTGGCCGCCGATCGACTGTCACCAATGACGACATTTTCACCGAATTCCTCCACCACTCGCTACGTGTCCCCGACCTCGCCTTACCCGATAAGTCATTTCCCCGCCAACACTTCATCGAAAGCCCCCCGGTAATTGATTTCCTATCCTTGGATTCCAAGGAAAGCGATTCAATACAGAAGATTTTGGTTTCTTTGTCCGGTATTGGATGCTTTCAGCTAGTGAATCACGGGATCCCGCAGGAAACTTTTGGTGCGGCATTGGCGGCTGCCGCCGGACTTTTCCATCATGTCCCACCGGAACAGAAGGCAGTGGTGACGAGGTCATTGGAAAGGTTGTATGGTTTTGAGGAAGGTCATGGAGAGGAGGGTGAGATTGATGAATTGAGTGAAGAGTTTGTGTGGTCATGTAGAGATGAAGATTTGAAGTTGCGAATGGAGGGAATTTGGCCTGTTGGATATTCAAATTTCAG CGAGAAAATGGAAACCCTGCTGTTGGAGATAGAAAAGGTTGCTGAGAAAATTCTACCAGCCCTCTGGGaaaattttctcagaaaatcaGTTTTTGGAAATGATATGATTCTACAGCAACAACTTGGGTCAGGGTCAGACTCAGTGTGTTGTGTGTACAAGCACCGCAGAAACGTACCAGCTGGTCGGTGGTATGATGTGATTAGGATGCTGATGAGGGGTACTGATTTCTCTCATACCCTGTGTTTACACATATGTGATGGATCTTCAGAGTTTCAAGTGTACTCCAAGAAAGGTTGGATTTCTTTTAGCCCAGAGAAAGGTGCTCTGATAATCACTGTCGGAGACCAAATCCAG GCATTGAGTGGTGGGCATTACAAGCATGTTATAGGAAGGCCAATCTTTAAGGATGAGAAAGAGGACTGTATATCAATGACTTTCCTCTGTTCCCCTCCAAACTCCTCCACATCCAGCTACTCCAAAACCAGCAGGCAGAAGAGGGCCATTTCACTGAGTCAACAAGCCTTGGTGGCtttaattttgacttttatATACCAGTTTTTTGTTTACATTTACAAGAAGTTTTGA